A stretch of Mycobacterium sp. ITM-2016-00316 DNA encodes these proteins:
- the rpsJ gene encoding 30S ribosomal protein S10: MAGQKIRIRLKAYDHEAIDASARKIVETVTRTGASVVGPVPLPTEKNVYCVIRSPHKYKDSREHFEMRTHKRLIDILDPTPKTVDALMRIDLPASVDVNIQ, encoded by the coding sequence GTGGCGGGACAGAAGATCCGCATCAGGCTGAAGGCCTACGACCACGAGGCGATTGACGCCTCGGCGCGCAAGATCGTTGAGACGGTCACCCGTACGGGAGCAAGCGTGGTCGGCCCGGTGCCGCTGCCGACCGAGAAGAACGTGTACTGCGTCATCCGGTCCCCCCATAAGTACAAGGACTCGCGGGAGCATTTCGAAATGCGGACCCACAAGCGCCTTATCGACATCCTCGACCCCACGCCGAAGACCGTTGACGCCTTGATGCGCATCGATCTGCCGGCCAGTGTCGACGTCAATATCCAGTAG